AACATAAAAAGGAGCCGAGCAGAAAAAAGTCCCGATGAAATGAGAGATTACTTCacaaatttaaaatcatcactAGAAGGCGTCcctagtgaaaatattttaaattacgatGAGACAAACTTGACAGATAATCCTGGGGTCCAAAAATGTTTGTTCAGAAGAGGAATTAAGTACCCCGAAAGGGTGTTAAACTATACGAAGGGGGCTATATCTATAATGTTTGCAATAACTGCAGCAGGAGAATGTCTTCCTCCATACGTTGTGTATAAGGCGGAACATTTATATACACAATGGACACTTAATGGACCTAAAGGAACCAGATTCAACCGTTCTAAATCGGGATGGTTTGACAGCCATTTATTCGAAGATTGGtttgaaagtatgattttaCCATGGGCTCAAAATAAACCTGGTAAGAAAGTTTTGATTGGTGATAACCTAGCGTCCCACATAAAcgtcaaaattgtaaaatattgtgAACAAAATGATATATGTTTCATATTTTTACCCCCAAATTCAACACATTTAACCCAACCCTTGGATGTATGCTATTTTGGTCCCTTAAAAAAACTATGGAGGGAAATTCtattaaactacaaaataaaaaacccgAGAGAAGCAACAATTCACAAGGGACATTTTCCAAATCTACTCAAACAACTAGTGGAAAAACTTAACGAAAAAAATCATAACATAATCAGTGGATTTAAAAGCACTGGCATTGTGCCATTCAACCCCGACAAAGTAATTAGTAAAATGGCAGgttcaaaccaacaaacgatgACATATACTATTGACAATGCATTATTAGACTGGCTGAAGGAGACTCGCAGTGCAGATCCTAATAAAAAAGTACGAAACAAGAAATTAGATGTGCCACCGGGCAAATCGGTTTGCGAAAaagattttaaagatttaacAACTCaacaaaaattagtaaaaacaggaaaaagaaataaaaggcaaaaagaaaaaaaacttaaaactgtgcAGGTAAATTCTGACTCATTGCTGCAGCCATTGCTAAtgcaaaaaaatcctgaaagcCTCAAAAACTTGTGTATCAGGAGTgtcaatacttacttacttccaTATAAGCAAAATGCTGAGGTATCCTTGTCGCAAGAATCAAATGTTAAATATTTGGGTGAACTTTCAAGGAATGATAAAGAAAATATGCCATTCATTGACATAATCCCAGACTGCCTACTTCAATATAAGCAAAATGCTGAGGCATCCTCGTCGCAAGAATCAAATGTTAAATATTTGGGTGAAATTTCAAGGAATGATAAAGAAAATATGCCATTTATTGACGTAATCCCAGACTGCCTTAAAACAAaccaaacaaaaattattataacctCTGATGTCATTATCGAAGCTGGGCCGTCTCAGAAAATACTGCAGAATAAGAAAGGAAACAGGAATTTGAAAAAGAAAGGGGTTACAACAATCACACGGTCTGCCTTACACATGAAACTAGTCCCAATTAAAAAGAGACAAAGAGTAGTAGCTGAACAAAGAAAAGTCCTAAAAGAAATAACACAAGAAACAGAAGAAGAGGAAGAAGAAATGACAGATACTGTTGAAAAGGAACCAAATGATgaaattaaagaaagaaaaagtcgaGAAACTACTAAAGCAAAAAAGAAGATGCAAAAGCACACATCTGTGAAACGAAGAAAGAAGAGATCTAGTAGTCAATCTAGCTTAACAACTGACATTGAAATGAAAATAGATGATACGGATGATTCAGAATATGAAACAATGGACGATTTCATCGCGACCTGCCaaaaagaagaacaagaaaACATAGAACCATCAATACACTACGGAATTTCTGACATTGAATACTTCACAgaaagtgataataaattaaaaacagacTCCTGGATTTTAGCTCAATTTGTTACAAAAAAGAGTGTGAAGCACTTCGTAGGAAAagtaatatcaataaaaaataacattccTGAGGTCAAATTTCTGAGAAAAAAGAAGGAATCGAAAGTTAACCGAGGATCAGTTTTTACTTACCCTACAGTTGATGATATTTGGCCTATGAAGCATTTAgatgatattattttagtacTGCCTGAGCCAAAAATTTGTCGACGAGGTCAAATCATATTTAATATCGACTTGAGTAATTACAACGTacaatagttattttacttatactattttcatgaaaatgaatgcctcattatattatttttagttcttaTGTCTTTGACTGACCTGATTATTAGTAATtgttgagtttatattttaagaatTGTAAGTCAAATATTGTACCttgattctgttttttttttgataactgTTTTTTGTTACTATACTATTAAGCTAGAAGCAACTGATtactaaatatttgtatttttatgtcTATGCTTGACCGAGTCTGATTTAATGtctaagaataataaataatactattatGAATAAGAATTTGAAGATCATTACGAGGCAAATTTTTTAACATTCCCTTTGTTTTTGATAACATTTAATCTACCATTTAGCTTCAAAATAaggattaaattataatatgagcTTTTATGTCGAACTGACCTAGTTGagtctgattttattatttattataaaaaaatggaaatattgtttttacgacttttttgattaaatattttaggcgcctacaataaaaatatttaaaattaaaaaaacctttttgcTCAAGCCATCACCCCTCTTTATTTTGCAGTGAGGTAAGTTAACATGATTTTTGGCAGCCCTATCAGCGTTATAACTAAAGTATGCAACTGACTTCAGAACGCTACTTATCTTCGCCTACTatacatttttttcaaaaacctagtcTATAATGCTTTAGTAAGGTTTATATTCGACTGTGACATTTTAAATTGCTTAGACTTGTTGTACTATGACGTTTTTCATACAATTGTTTAATAATTGATGCTATGGCGTGATGTAGGCGAAGTTAGGCAAACACACCCATACTTCGCCTAATCACTTTGTGATCGAATTTTCCACCTTACTTCACTTGTTTTAAGACAGATTTTTGTCCTGTACAATAGCTTTGGTCCGAAAAAGTACttttatcattcagtgttgccAAATAACTTTCTAGTTTTAGCGCCAACTTCAAAATTATGTCAAAACCCAGGCGAAGTTACGAGTCACGACGGTacctatagttttaaaattacagcttaaagatttgtatgtaaattcttgagacagtgtaactttgaaactgaatattttaacagAATGCTGGAAAACCATagatattattagttattagtttctagaacgtatCAACATAATTTCAtagagtttgattggttagtattcaaatgagagccaaacaaggtttgtttggagcgcactatGAGTAAACCTTTCTGAATGTTTTTTCAGATAGTACTTATACAAGAATGTCGGCTAATCAGATTGATACATCAGACtaacccccgttcccacttgtcgtttgtcggccccggatttaaatcggatgttcagtggcagaacattttatatgaagctattcatacttgtcggaaaccgattttgtgtcaaaatgtacacTGGAACATcaaacgacaaacgacaagtgggaacggggggggggggataaGGGTCCTTTTACAATACTTGCGGTGCGACGTCGCATCGTCAACTTCTACGATAACGCACAACGCATTGCAGGAATTTACAATGGGAATCGCAAGAGGtgcgatgcgatgtcgcacaaGTATTGTGGAAGGGCTCTAAGGGAGTCTCAACCTATGGTACGGAACTCAAATGTAATAAAGATGTGATGCTTTTGACTTTAGGGGTTAGTGTGCttatttttatatgaataatattaattaaaatcgaCTTGCTTTGGCCACGTGGGATCTGAAGAAatattttcatacaataaaaacgttatcataaaatacattCAAAAGTTATAATAAGACAAACTAAATAGAttcaattttaataacaatataatacaatagtTAAATAATAGTATTCGTTGTTTTGTTACCTTTTTAAAACATTccaaatttctcaaaatcaacTAAATGAGTTCACACTATGTAACATGTTATATAACATATTGTAGCAGTTCACTTTTAAATAGCTTTTTGTTTACAACATCAAAGTTGTTACATtctagttttatattttaatgttatattaCATATTAACATAATACATATCAACACAAAACATGTCTATGGGTCTGTGTGGATTCACCTACACAAACTTTTCACCTACCTAATTTTGAAATAGAATTGAAAAAACTGTGtagacaattattttattatttataaatactttACGTCGCATGtagaattataatttatataataataataataatatgacaataatttatataatattttgcctcaaaaataaaatatgcaatttttatatactataaaacatttttgagctttagaactttatttttaaagtgaattGACGTGTGgatgtaaaaatttaaacattaaaaaaaaattgaaaattttatttttaattgtataAATATAACTACTATATAATTTGTCTcatttatacataaaatatagaCCCGATTGAAGAGATTCAACGGTTAAagattaaaatttcataattttactgGCAACTCCGTAGTAAAAATTTGTAG
The DNA window shown above is from Maniola hyperantus chromosome 1, iAphHyp1.2, whole genome shotgun sequence and carries:
- the LOC117982840 gene encoding uncharacterized protein, with translation MANKKEKVSKRKKRPYTAKHSETMINLAVEALKKKTMSSYDAEKAFGIPRRTLLDKLHNKHPKRPGCPTRLTDQEEDETIKVLIAAADYGSPLTLLDLRIVVYRYLEGNGRLSIFNNKLPGKKWAYSFIKRNKPKLTHRVIQNIKRSRAEKSPDEMRDYFTNLKSSLEGVPSENILNYDETNLTDNPGVQKCLFRRGIKYPERVLNYTKGAISIMFAITAAGECLPPYVVYKAEHLYTQWTLNGPKGTRFNRSKSGWFDSHLFEDWFESMILPWAQNKPGKKVLIGDNLASHINVKIVKYCEQNDICFIFLPPNSTHLTQPLDVCYFGPLKKLWREILLNYKIKNPREATIHKGHFPNLLKQLVEKLNEKNHNIISGFKSTGIVPFNPDKVISKMAGSNQQTMTYTIDNALLDWLKETRSADPNKKVRNKKLDVPPGKSVCEKDFKDLTTQQKLVKTGKRNKRQKEKKLKTVQVNSDSLLQPLLMQKNPESLKNLCIRSVNTYLLPYKQNAEVSLSQESNVKYLGELSRNDKENMPFIDIIPDCLLQYKQNAEASSSQESNVKYLGEISRNDKENMPFIDVIPDCLKTNQTKIIITSDVIIEAGPSQKILQNKKGNRNLKKKGVTTITRSALHMKLVPIKKRQRVVAEQRKVLKEITQETEEEEEEMTDTVEKEPNDEIKERKSRETTKAKKKMQKHTSVKRRKKRSSSQSSLTTDIEMKIDDTDDSEYETMDDFIATCQKEEQENIEPSIHYGISDIEYFTESDNKLKTDSWILAQFVTKKSVKHFVGKVISIKNNIPEVKFLRKKKESKVNRGSVFTYPTVDDIWPMKHLDDIILVLPEPKICRRGQIIFNIDLSNYNVQ